The DNA region AGGTACAAAAAGTTTATCTCGCTGAAGAAATTAAAACTGAAAATCCAGAGCAATTAAAGGCGATTGAAGCATTGTTAGATGCTGATGTTGAAATTGCATGGGTTCATCACGATGATTTGAAAGCTATGAGCCGCGATGATAATAATATTGCAACAGTTCGTACAGGTGAAATTACACCATTTTCAAATATTGTTTTAGAATCTAACGTTGACTTTGTTGGCGAAGCCATTAAGTAGAAATAGTAGGGGAATAAATAGATGAATACAGTTGGGTTACTTTTTGCCGGCTTGGCAATGATTGGTTGGAGTGCGTATCCAACATTAGTTTCAAAATTTGGTGGTAAACCTGTTCAGGGGTTAATGGGCGCAACATTTGGTACATTGATTGTGTCAATTGTTTTGGTACTGGTTCAACATCTTGCAGTGCCAACTGGGGCTAACTTCTGGTTGTCTGTTGCATCAGGTGCCGCATGGGCCTTTGGAAACCTTTTGACGATTGTTGCTTTTGGTATGAAAGACCATGATGGAAATCCATTGGGATCAGCTAAGGCAATGCCTATCTCAACTGCTTTCCAAATTACGGCTAACGTCCTTTGGGGTGTTATTATGCTTAACAACTGGGCATCAGTTAGCTCAAAAGTATATGGTGCCTTAGCAGTTATCGTAATTTTGATTGGGGCGTACTTAACGACTTATCAAGAAAAGAAAACTGCCGGAAACAAAGAGTTAATTATTAAAGCCGTTGGCGTTTTGTTGATTGCCCAAATCGGATACTCTTTGTATGGTATTTTGCCACAATATACACATGGGACTGATGGGTTGCATATGTTCTTCCCACAAGCAATTGGAATGGCTGGATTTGGTTTGATCCTTGGATTGGTTGAATTAGCTAAGAATCATAATAATATTTTTGCTCAAAAAGTGACGTATAAGCAAATCTTTTCTGGTTTCTTCTTTGCAATGGCAGCACTTGGTTACTTGGTGTCAGCACAAAAGGATATGCTCGGATTAGCAACTGGCTTTGTTTTGTCACAAGTGTCAATCGTCGGAGCTACCGTTTCTGGTATCATCGTTATGAAGACGCCAAAAACCAAGAAAGAATGGTTTGTGATTTCAATTGGATTGGTTGCAATTTTAGTTGCCGCATCAGTAACAGCGTTCCTATAAAAGCATTAATAATGTAGTAAAAAAGGTCAAACTTTGTTTGACCTTTTTTTGTATCCCAATCAAGTTGTTAATGATTTTCAAGGGAAAAGACATCACGGGCAATCATCAATTCTTCATTTGTTGGAATGAGAAGACCAGTCACTGTTGAATTAGAAGCAGTGATGATACGTTCTTTACCGCGTACGTTGTTAGCTTCTGGATCAAGGTGAACACCCGCATATGACATGGCTTCAAGTACTTTTGCTCGCGTAACTGGGTCGTTTTCACCAATACCAGCTGTAAAAATGATGGCATCAACACGACCTAATGTCGCAAAATATTGTCCGACATATCGAATGACCCGGTCATAGAAAATGTCTAAGGCCAATTTTGCATGTGGGTTGGTTGTTTGTACATCCTCTAAATCACGCATATCACTCGATAAAGTTGAAATACCTAACATACCAGATTTTGAATTGAGTAGGTGCAACATTTCATCATTGGTTAGGTTTTCATGTTTTTGAATGTAATAAAGTAATGAAGGATCAACATCCCCAGCGCGTGTCGCCATGGTCAAACCTGCCAGTGGCGTGAAGCCCATGGACGTATCATATGATTGACCATTTTTAATGGCAGTAATTGATGCGCCAGCACCGAGATGACAAGAAATGGCATTAAACTTTTCGAGCGGTATTCCTAATTTTTCAGCAGCGCGTTCAGTGACATAACGATGTGACGTACCGTGTGCCCCATAGCGCCTAGCACCATATCGCGTGTAGAATTCATAAGGTAAACTATACAAGAAATTTTTTTCAGGCATCGTCTGATGAAATGAGGTATCAAAGACAGCTACCGACAATGCATCTGGTAACAAGTGATGAAAAGCCCTAATCCCCATTGCGTTCGCAGGATTATGTAATGGCGCATAGGCGGCCAGACGGTCGATTTTTTCTAAGACGTCTTCCGTGATAATCACTGAATGATTAAACCATTCACCACCTGCAACGACGCGATGACCAACGCCAGAAATTTCATTGACTTCACGGATGATACCTAAAGCAGTTAATTTATCGAGCATCAATTCAATTGCAGCATGTTGATCTTTTATAAGTAATGTTTGTTCAAACTTTTGCTCGCCATTTTTTGTTGTAGTGAGTGAGCCGTCTTTTAAACGGTCCTGATCGACTGGTTCTATGTCTAGGCTAAATTGAATCGATAGTTTAGCATCCATCATACCAATTCTTTCAATGATCCCTTTTGAGAGTACTTGTTCGTTGGGCATATTTAATAATTGGAATTTTAAAGATGAACTACCAGCATTAACGGCCATTATTTTTGTCATATCATTTCCCCTTCATTTGTAAGCATGGATGTCTGATTATTGTAGCATGATATTATCAATTATGAAAACGGTTACATTACATTTGGCAATTCATTCTTTAGCTAAGAAGGACGTAAGAAATCCAGCAAGCATATTCAATATCTAATTTGATACACTGTAATAATGTCAATCTATATTTTAAATGAATACATAATCATTACATTATCGAGAGCTAGACAATAAACACTTACAAAAAACCAGTCAGATATTTACATACAATTTCTATAATGAAGTAGTTAACGAGTGATAGCATCGATGACTATATTGGGGAAGGTATGAAATGACGATTGAATTACGAAGTTTAAAAAAGATTTACGCCAATGGTGAGGAAGTGCTGACTGAAATTAGTGCAACCATTGAAACTGGCCAATTTTACATTTTAGTTGGGGCATCAGGATCCGGGAAAAGCACGATTTTAAATGCAATTGCTGGTTTTATTCCGATTAATTCTGGAAAAGTTTTGATTAATGGGCACGATATGACTAATAAAAAACCAGCAGATCGTCATTTGGCAATGGTTTTTCAAAACTATGCATTAATTCCGAATTTGACGGTAGCTGAAAATATCGTGTTCGGATTATCTGCTAGACACGTACCGAAAAATATTCAACAGGAAAAATTACGGTCTGCACTAACCTTGGTTGGTTTGGTTGAACAACAAGCAAAATATCCACGTTTCTTGTCAGGTGGTCAGAGGCAACGCGTTTCTTTAGCCCGCGCTTTGGTCTCAGATGCTGACATTATTTTGATGGATGAACCGTTATCGAATTTGGATGCAAAATTACGTGCTGAAATGCGAAAAGAAATTCGAGCAATTCAGCAAAAATTAGGGCTAACAGTGGTTTATGTGACACATGATCAAACTGAAGCAATGACGATGGGTGATCAAATTATGCTACTCAATAACGGAAAAATTGAACAAATTGGGCGACCATTAGACTTGTATAATGCGCCAGCGACAACATTCGTTGCTGACTTTTTTGGTAATCCAGCGATTAATTTATTACGTGTCCGTTTGGCGCATCAAACCTTATGTTTAGACAATGGCTATCCGCTGTGTCAACTATCAGTGGTTGATGATCAAACCGAGCAAGTGACAATTTTGGGGATTCGACCAGAGAATATCCAAGTAACGCTTGAAACAGTAACAAATGGTGGTGGTCTGAGCGGTACGGTCGAGCAAATCGAGCCCCTCGGTGATGGTACAAATTTGGTGGTTGTGTTGGATTCAAAAGAACGATTAAGAATTAAAGTCCATCAGCAGTTAGGGTTAGCAGTATCTGACTCAGTCATGATTCGTTTGAATTTAAACAACATGTTGTTTTTTGATCAAAATGGCACACGTATGTTGTTACCTAATCTGGTTGAAAGCGTGGGGTAATTGATGAAATCGAGCATTCGCGGTCATTATCTTGCATGGTTACTTTTAGCACCCACGATTGCGATTATGGTTGCTTTTATGGGTTATCCAATGTTAAAAACCATTTTTTTAAGTTCTCAATTAACTGATTTAGCTGGTAATCCAATTAAATTTGTTGGTTTCGAAAACTTCATTCATTTACTGAAGGCAGATAGTTTTCAAACATCGTTAATGGTGACTTTAATATTCGTCTGTTTTACGACTATTTTAACGATTGTCATCGCGTATGGCCTGGCGTTATTAACAAAAGATAAATTTTTGGGGATTGATATCTTTCGAACGTTGATTTCGTCAACAATGGGCGTTTCTGTCACCGTGGCTTCAATTCTGTGGCTATTTATTTTCAATCCACAAAGTGGCTTATTTAGTATTAGCTTGAAAACATTACATTTATCACCAATCAATTGGTTGTCCGATCCATTATGGTCATTAATTGCAATTATTGGGACAACAACTTGGATGAATCTCGGCTTTGCATATTTAATTTTATTAGGATCATTGCAGTCGATTCCGGATGATTTATATCGTGTAGCCAATCTACACGGGGCCTCATGGTGGTTGACGCTACGGAAAATCACGTTGCCAGCGACGAAACCCACCGTCTTCTTTGTTAGTGTTGTTACTTTAATCAACGCTTTTCAAACTTTTGGGCAAGTCGATATCTTGACGGCTGGTGGACCTGATTTCCATACGAATTTGATGGTGTATGCCATTTATCAAGACGCATTTGTGAATCATAATGTCGGTCGAGCAAGCGCGCAGTCAATTGTCTTGACATTCATCATTATGATCGTGACGCTCATTCAATTTTGGTGGCGTCAAAAACGGCAAGGACGAAGTAAATGAAAAAAAACAAACTGAAACGATTTTTGCAAATAACGCTCATCAGTATCGGGACTGGCATTGTTTTAATGCCATTAATTCTTGGCGGATTATTAAGTTTTACACCTAGTCAGTTGATTATGCAGGGACATTTACTGTCAACGCATTTTACATTAGTAAACTATCGTCAGGTATTTATTGAGACACCTATGCTGCAATTTTTATGGCATAGCTTAGTTATTTCAACATTGGTAATGCTCGGGCAAATGCTTTGTGCTATTTCGGCTGCGTATGCTTTTGTATTTTTAAAATTCCGTTTTAAACGCCTCATCTTTGGCATCTGCTTAAGTACAATGATGTTACCGTTTGAGGCACAGATTATTCCAAACTTTAACACGATGCGCGATTTGGATTTATTAAATAGTTATGCCGCAATGGGATTACCATTTATGGCGTCTGCATTTGGAATTTTTATGATTAAAACGGGGTTTGAGCGCTTGCCAAATGAGTTGTATCAATTAAGTCAATTGGAAGGACTAACGCATCTTCAATTTATCAATAAAGTTGTACTGCCTTATTCGAAGGTGACGTTAGTAACTTTTGGGCTATATAGTTTTTTGTCAAATTGGAATATGTATTTATGGCCACTTGTCGCAACAACTAATGATAAAGTGCGGACTGTACAAATTGGACTACGCCAACTCAGGGCACAGGATACTGCTAGTAATTGGGGTTTGATTATGGCGGCAACGATGGTTGCTGTATCACCGACATTAATCATTATATTTTGTGGGCAACGTTATTTTAAATCAGGATTAACGAGTGGTGTCGTTAAATAATGGCTATCAATCGTTACAAATATTTAGGGGGATCTTATGATTAAGAAAATGAGTCAATATATTACATTAGCAACTGTTTTGGGAGCAACAGCTGCTTCAGTTGTGCCAATAGAAGCCGCCACCCACAAACGCCAAGAGATCGTCTTTTGGCATTCAATGACCGGACAGAACGAGAAAGCAATTCAACGTGTGGTTCATAACTTTAATAACAGTCAACAAAAATATCGCGTGGTGTCAGAATTTCAAGGCCAGTATGTTGAAGCTCTGCCTAAGTTTTTATCGGTCGGTGGGACAAAGAAAGCACCTGACCTTTTTCAATCAAATGAAATTTCAACGAAACAGTTAGCAACATCAGGTATGATCGAGCCCATGCAAACGTTGATTAATAAGTATCATTTTCAAACAAAAGGACTTCAAAAGAATATTTTGAATTATTATACGGTTGATCATAAACTCTATTCAATGCCATTCAATTCTAGTGCACCGGTTCTTTATTATAATAAGGACGCCTTTAAGGCGGCTGGCATTGATAATTTGCCAGAAAATCCGACTTTTGAACAAGTAACGGCAGCTGCCAAGCAACTAAAAGCAAAGTCTGGTCAGGCTCGCTTATCAATTTTGCCGTATGGGTGGCTATTTGAAGAATTACTAGCAAATCAGAACCAAAACTTGGTCAATCATGGTAATGGTCGCAAAATAACAGCGACTAAAGCAACTTTTAATAACCAAGCGGGTGAAAATATCTTAAACTGGGTAAAAACCAACGCAGATAACAAAGCATTGGTCGACTATGGGACAGGTGCAAATGCCGGTGATAGTGAATTGTCTGGTTTTACGTCGGGTCAAATTGATATGTTCATGAATTCATCAGCTTCGCTTGGAAGCATAAAAAAGGATGCTAAATTCAATGTCGGGGTCACCTATTTACCACATCCACAAAGTCAAAAATCAAATGGGGTCGTAATTGGTGGGGCTAGCATCTGGCAAGCTAAAGGTAAGTCATTTAAGGCTCAAAAAGGGTCTATGGCATTCTTAGAATTTGCTACCTCAGCTAAAACCCAGGCACAATGGTCAGTTGATACAGGTTACTTTGCTGTGAATAAGAAGGCATATCAAGAACCAATTTTAAAGGATGCCTTTAAAACAAGTCCGATGTTGGCTGCACCACTAAATCAATTGCAAGCAACTAAATTAAACATAGCGAGCTCGGGTGCATTAATTACCTCAATGAGCAAAGAACGGATTAATGTACAAAACGCGATGGAAAATGTTACCAATGGCAAATCAGTTAAGGACGAGTTAAAGAAAGCAAATTCGCAAACGACCCGTGACATTAAAACGGCGAATGAACAGACAGGAGATCAATAGCGATGATAACGACCATTTTCGGGCATCGTGGTATACCAGCTAAGTTCATTGAAAACTCACTCACTGGTTTTGAATATGTGGCTAACTTCGGTGAGGGCGTTGAATTTGATGTTCAGCTAACAAAGGATTTGATTCCGGTAGTGATGCATGATGAACGTATTGATCGAACAACTAATGGACGAGGCTTTATAAAAAATCTATCATTGACTGAATTACGACAATTTCATTTAGTCAATGATCCAAATTGGCAGCATCAACAAATGAGCCACTTTGAAACCATTCCAACCTTAGCTGAGGTACTTGCCATTTTTAAAAATACAACAACGGTTATTAATATTGAGTTGAAAACGGATCGTTTTGCGTACCCAGGGATTGAAGCACAAGTTTTGGAAATACTAACAGCGTTTGATTTAACTCAGCGGACAACAATATCATCATTTAATCTTGCGACGTTACAACGTGTGAAATTATTAA from Weissella diestrammenae includes:
- a CDS encoding carbohydrate ABC transporter permease; this encodes MKKNKLKRFLQITLISIGTGIVLMPLILGGLLSFTPSQLIMQGHLLSTHFTLVNYRQVFIETPMLQFLWHSLVISTLVMLGQMLCAISAAYAFVFLKFRFKRLIFGICLSTMMLPFEAQIIPNFNTMRDLDLLNSYAAMGLPFMASAFGIFMIKTGFERLPNELYQLSQLEGLTHLQFINKVVLPYSKVTLVTFGLYSFLSNWNMYLWPLVATTNDKVRTVQIGLRQLRAQDTASNWGLIMAATMVAVSPTLIIIFCGQRYFKSGLTSGVVK
- a CDS encoding acetate/propionate family kinase, which translates into the protein MTKIMAVNAGSSSLKFQLLNMPNEQVLSKGIIERIGMMDAKLSIQFSLDIEPVDQDRLKDGSLTTTKNGEQKFEQTLLIKDQHAAIELMLDKLTALGIIREVNEISGVGHRVVAGGEWFNHSVIITEDVLEKIDRLAAYAPLHNPANAMGIRAFHHLLPDALSVAVFDTSFHQTMPEKNFLYSLPYEFYTRYGARRYGAHGTSHRYVTERAAEKLGIPLEKFNAISCHLGAGASITAIKNGQSYDTSMGFTPLAGLTMATRAGDVDPSLLYYIQKHENLTNDEMLHLLNSKSGMLGISTLSSDMRDLEDVQTTNPHAKLALDIFYDRVIRYVGQYFATLGRVDAIIFTAGIGENDPVTRAKVLEAMSYAGVHLDPEANNVRGKERIITASNSTVTGLLIPTNEELMIARDVFSLENH
- a CDS encoding GRP family sugar transporter is translated as MNTVGLLFAGLAMIGWSAYPTLVSKFGGKPVQGLMGATFGTLIVSIVLVLVQHLAVPTGANFWLSVASGAAWAFGNLLTIVAFGMKDHDGNPLGSAKAMPISTAFQITANVLWGVIMLNNWASVSSKVYGALAVIVILIGAYLTTYQEKKTAGNKELIIKAVGVLLIAQIGYSLYGILPQYTHGTDGLHMFFPQAIGMAGFGLILGLVELAKNHNNIFAQKVTYKQIFSGFFFAMAALGYLVSAQKDMLGLATGFVLSQVSIVGATVSGIIVMKTPKTKKEWFVISIGLVAILVAASVTAFL
- a CDS encoding glycerophosphodiester phosphodiesterase family protein, whose translation is MITTIFGHRGIPAKFIENSLTGFEYVANFGEGVEFDVQLTKDLIPVVMHDERIDRTTNGRGFIKNLSLTELRQFHLVNDPNWQHQQMSHFETIPTLAEVLAIFKNTTTVINIELKTDRFAYPGIEAQVLEILTAFDLTQRTTISSFNLATLQRVKLLSPIQRTAYLSEQEIQNPDFFIQKYQLDALHLKWQAMYFGSQFKQRLWTVNSADTMKKIMGKKVAGIFTDDFELAAQFRKQI
- the rbsD gene encoding D-ribose pyranase, whose amino-acid sequence is MRKTNLLNTKLSAAISQIGHTQWLTIGDSGLPVRDDGRKIDLSVIRGLPLFIDVLAATLSEMKVQKVYLAEEIKTENPEQLKAIEALLDADVEIAWVHHDDLKAMSRDDNNIATVRTGEITPFSNIVLESNVDFVGEAIK
- a CDS encoding ABC transporter ATP-binding protein, translated to MTIELRSLKKIYANGEEVLTEISATIETGQFYILVGASGSGKSTILNAIAGFIPINSGKVLINGHDMTNKKPADRHLAMVFQNYALIPNLTVAENIVFGLSARHVPKNIQQEKLRSALTLVGLVEQQAKYPRFLSGGQRQRVSLARALVSDADIILMDEPLSNLDAKLRAEMRKEIRAIQQKLGLTVVYVTHDQTEAMTMGDQIMLLNNGKIEQIGRPLDLYNAPATTFVADFFGNPAINLLRVRLAHQTLCLDNGYPLCQLSVVDDQTEQVTILGIRPENIQVTLETVTNGGGLSGTVEQIEPLGDGTNLVVVLDSKERLRIKVHQQLGLAVSDSVMIRLNLNNMLFFDQNGTRMLLPNLVESVG
- a CDS encoding carbohydrate ABC transporter permease; the protein is MKSSIRGHYLAWLLLAPTIAIMVAFMGYPMLKTIFLSSQLTDLAGNPIKFVGFENFIHLLKADSFQTSLMVTLIFVCFTTILTIVIAYGLALLTKDKFLGIDIFRTLISSTMGVSVTVASILWLFIFNPQSGLFSISLKTLHLSPINWLSDPLWSLIAIIGTTTWMNLGFAYLILLGSLQSIPDDLYRVANLHGASWWLTLRKITLPATKPTVFFVSVVTLINAFQTFGQVDILTAGGPDFHTNLMVYAIYQDAFVNHNVGRASAQSIVLTFIIMIVTLIQFWWRQKRQGRSK
- a CDS encoding ABC transporter substrate-binding protein, with protein sequence MIKKMSQYITLATVLGATAASVVPIEAATHKRQEIVFWHSMTGQNEKAIQRVVHNFNNSQQKYRVVSEFQGQYVEALPKFLSVGGTKKAPDLFQSNEISTKQLATSGMIEPMQTLINKYHFQTKGLQKNILNYYTVDHKLYSMPFNSSAPVLYYNKDAFKAAGIDNLPENPTFEQVTAAAKQLKAKSGQARLSILPYGWLFEELLANQNQNLVNHGNGRKITATKATFNNQAGENILNWVKTNADNKALVDYGTGANAGDSELSGFTSGQIDMFMNSSASLGSIKKDAKFNVGVTYLPHPQSQKSNGVVIGGASIWQAKGKSFKAQKGSMAFLEFATSAKTQAQWSVDTGYFAVNKKAYQEPILKDAFKTSPMLAAPLNQLQATKLNIASSGALITSMSKERINVQNAMENVTNGKSVKDELKKANSQTTRDIKTANEQTGDQ